From Candidatus Bathyarchaeota archaeon, a single genomic window includes:
- a CDS encoding proline--tRNA ligase — MSESGITVKKSERFSEWYTQAVLKSELADYAPIKGCIIFREYSYAIWENIQDYFNKRIEETGHKNAYFPLFIPESLLKKEAEHFEGFVPECAWVTVGGDTELEERLAIRPTSETIIYMMYRKWIKSWRDLPIKLNQWCNIVRWETKATKPFLRTREFLWQEGHTAHATKEEADKEAMDILKIYKDLAENHLSIPVLIGKKTKSEKFAGALYTTAFEAIMPDGKALQMGTSHNLGQNFSKAFEIKFIGEDEKDHYVWQTSWGITTRLIGALVMVHGDDRGLVLPPEIAPYQVVIIPIFYKEIERNLILNKAKEVLKKLKENGISTVLDDRAEYTPGWKFNQWELKGVPIRIEIGPRDIKKKQIVAARRDTFERIAVKEEELINTMNGVLKEIQDNLFNRAKKSLDEHITSVKTYDEFKKVLRRKGGFIRACWCSNQTCEEKIKEETGATIRLIPFEKEEIFSTCVYCGDETKEVVYFARAY, encoded by the coding sequence AAAGTCAGAATTGGCTGATTATGCTCCCATCAAAGGGTGCATCATCTTTAGAGAATATTCATATGCCATATGGGAAAATATTCAAGATTATTTCAATAAAAGGATAGAAGAAACTGGGCATAAAAACGCGTATTTTCCACTTTTTATACCTGAAAGTCTGTTGAAGAAGGAAGCCGAGCATTTTGAGGGCTTTGTCCCAGAGTGTGCATGGGTTACAGTTGGCGGAGATACCGAATTAGAAGAAAGACTTGCCATAAGACCAACGTCGGAAACAATAATATACATGATGTATAGAAAATGGATAAAAAGCTGGAGAGACCTCCCCATCAAATTAAATCAATGGTGCAACATTGTAAGATGGGAAACCAAAGCGACTAAGCCATTCTTAAGAACGAGAGAGTTTCTTTGGCAAGAAGGACACACGGCACATGCGACAAAAGAAGAAGCAGACAAAGAAGCCATGGACATTTTAAAAATCTATAAGGATTTGGCAGAGAATCATCTGAGCATTCCAGTGTTGATTGGAAAGAAAACCAAGAGTGAAAAGTTCGCTGGGGCTCTTTATACAACCGCCTTTGAAGCCATAATGCCCGATGGAAAAGCCCTCCAAATGGGAACATCGCACAATCTTGGACAAAACTTCTCTAAAGCATTTGAAATCAAATTTATTGGAGAGGATGAAAAGGATCATTACGTTTGGCAAACATCTTGGGGCATAACTACACGTTTAATAGGCGCATTGGTGATGGTTCATGGCGACGACAGAGGATTGGTGCTTCCTCCTGAAATAGCTCCATATCAAGTTGTAATCATTCCGATATTTTACAAGGAAATTGAAAGAAATTTGATCTTAAACAAAGCTAAAGAAGTTCTCAAAAAGTTAAAGGAAAACGGAATATCAACCGTTCTTGATGACAGAGCAGAATACACGCCTGGATGGAAATTTAACCAATGGGAATTGAAAGGCGTGCCGATAAGAATCGAAATCGGGCCAAGAGACATAAAGAAGAAACAAATAGTCGCTGCTAGAAGAGACACTTTTGAAAGAATCGCTGTGAAAGAAGAAGAGTTAATCAACACTATGAATGGGGTGCTGAAAGAAATTCAAGACAACCTTTTCAATCGGGCGAAGAAATCCCTTGATGAACACATTACCTCGGTAAAGACTTATGATGAATTTAAGAAAGTTCTAAGAAGGAAGGGTGGATTCATCAGAGCTTGCTGGTGTTCAAATCAAACATGCGAAGAAAAGATAAAGGAAGAAACTGGCGCAACCATTAGATTGATTCCATTTGAAAAGGAAGAAATATTCTCAACTTGTGTTTACTGTGGCGATGAAACAAAAGAAGTGGTCTACTTCGCTAGAGCGTATTAG